The following DNA comes from Bryobacteraceae bacterium.
GCCGTTCGCCACGCGTCCAGATGGCTTGCGAGCAGCCGGAGAGATAGGGAGTGGGCCGATACAGACTGAGGAACCGTGCCGCGAGATCGCCGCCGCCAGCCAGGTCGACCAGCCGCTCCCAGGTCGGCAGCAGCTCGGGCACATGGGCGCGTAGCGCGGAACGGCACGTGAGATAGCCCGGACGGCGTGCTTCGCCTTCCTTCAGGAACCACGCCCGGTACGCTTCCCAGGATTCCACGAACAACCCCTGCCAGAGCGGACCCGGCTGAAGCTCCCGAATACTGCGGAACGTGGCCTCCATCCCCCGATTATACGAACGTCCTTTCGCGGGGCCGTTTCGAGGGTGGCCGGCTACAGGAACTTGAACCCGGCCACCTCGGCAACCCGCTCCGCCTGTTTGTTCTCGCCGCCGCTAAGCGGCCTGGAGGCGTATTGGGCGCGCAGCGCGCCGATCCAGCGCTTGGCCCGATCGGTCAGCTCGAAATCGTCGGTCATGAGGCGGCCGGGTGTCACAAGGATCCCCAGGTCGGCCCCTTCGTAGAAATAGTCGCCCGGACCGGCGAAACGGAGGAAGAATCCGCGCGACTCCACATCCACCGTGCGCCGATGCGTCTGCACGCGAACGAACTCGGCGTGCCCGTCCGGGCGTAGCTCCCAAACGCCGCTGCGAGGGGCATGCGTGATGTACTCGACCGAGTCGGCGGGGTGCTTGATCACCATCTGCGACCAGTTGTCGATGTTCAACGGATCGGACCACCGCGCGTTCAGCTCTTCGACGTCGAGTTCGAAATCGACGCCGGAGAACTCGAGCAGGTGGAAGAGAAACAGAGGTGCGTCGGCGTGGGCGAACGCGGCGAGGTTGGTCATGGAGCTGGCGCCGGTGATGCGAGGATTCACCTCGCCGAGGTACAGTTCGCCGCTGTCGAGGTCGTGCAGGTAATCGACTTCGAAATACCCCCGGTAGCCCCGCTTCCGCAGCGCTTCGCCGTACTGAAAGGTCATCCTGCGCGCCTTGTCGCGAAGATCGTGCGAGAACGCTCCGGCGAACACTTCGTTTCCGCACCAGCCGCCGCGATAGGGTGTCAGCTCCTTGAAGCCCACCAACTCTGTCATCAGCGGACCGACGATGGTGCCGTGGCTGGTGACGCAGGCCTCGAGCGCGGAGCCGCGAGGGCGAATGCGCTTCATCACCTTCACTTCCGGTTCGGCCTCGATCTCGGCGGCGTGTTTCGCGTAGTCGTCTTTGTTCTTGATGAAGAACGTGGTGTGGCCGGAATCACCGAACGCGGTCTGCACCACCCAGTCGTCGCCGAGGCCGGCCTTCTTCGCGACCTCGACCAGGTCCTCCCACCGGCCCACCTTGCCGAGCGTGTTCGGCACGCTAGGCACTCCCGCCTCGTCGCCGATCCGCGTGGCCTCCACCTTGTTGTCCACCGCTTCACGCAGCTTGGCCGCCGGGAAGCACAACTCGAGCCCCAACTCCTTGCACAGGGCCTCGGTGGACTCGTCGAAGAAGAGGAACACGGCCCGCCCCGGACCGCGCGACTGGATGTAGCGCACGATCTCCTTGTGTTCCAGCAGGTAGTTGTTGATCTCTTCGATGCTGTTGAAGACACGGTCTGTCTTCTCCGAAGGCATAATGATGTTCGGGTGCGCGCCGTCGAAGCAATCGATGTAGTTGATGTACTTGAACCCGCGCACCCACTCATCCATCCCAAGCAGGTTGAAACAGGTGGCGCTCACGAAATAAGTGGGCGTCTGGTTGCGGTAGAAGTAGCGGCGGATGTCGGAGATCCCACGCAGAGTTTTCATGCGGATGTCATTTCCTCCTGGCTGACGGCCGCCGCCTCGCCGAGTACTTCGCGGCGGAATACGCGCAGCCCGAACTTGGGGTTGTAGCCGTGGATCTCTTTCACGTCCAGGGCCTTGAAATAGCTCAGAATCTCCGCGCTCAGAATCTGTCCCGGAACGAGAATCGGAAATCCAGGCGGATAGGGCGTGACGAACGAAGCGGAGACGATCTCCCTGCCGGAGTCCATCTCCGCTTCGAGCGGTCCTCCCATCGCGAGGAATTCGCAGTTGGCCTCGTCATAGGCCAGGAAAAACGCCTTGCGCAGGTTGCCTTCGGGAGTGCCGGACTCCGGCTCCGGTTGGAAATTCCGGTGAAACCGGCTGAAGTTCGGCAGCGGCGGCATCTCCTCGGTAAGCGCGTGGACCCGCGCGCCGTGCTGGCGCTCCGCCAGCGGGCTCCGGTCCTCGGCTTGATCCTCGATCTCCTGCGCGATCTTCAACAGCACTTCGAGCAGGTAGGCGATCGACCCGCGGGTGGTGCCGATATTCAGCATGAACAACAGCGTGTTGCGCGAGGTTTTGTTGATCTGGATATCGAACCGCTCGATGAGCATCTTCCGCAACACGTCGCCTTCGACGCCGGTGGCTCCCACGTGGACGGTGACGCGTTGCGGCTCGAGCACGAACTCGTCGCTGCGCCAGGCGCCGGCCATGGCCCGGTAACCGTCCTTCGGGTCGTAGTAGCGCGTCAGGTGGGACGACCGGTATTCCGGCGGAATCAGATCCTCGATCCGCAACAACGCGAAGTACTTGGAGAGCAGCGGGTGCTCCTCCAGGCGCTGCCGCAGAGTCATCGCGAGTTCCACGGCGGTGGCGACGAGTTCGTAGCCCTCGAGTTCCACCTGCCGGCGCCCCACGTCGAGCGACGCGAGGATCTGGTAGTTCGGCGACGTCGAGGTGTGCGTCATATACGCCTCCTCGAAGGCTTCGTCGACGTGGCGCGCGAAATCCTGGTCGCGGACGTGGATCACCGAGCCCTGGCGCAGCGATGTGAGCGTCTTGTGGGTGGATTGCGTGGCATAGACGCGAATTCGGGACGCATCCGGGTCCGGCAGCAGCGGATGCTTCGTCCACGTGGCTTCGTCTTCCGGGTCGAGCTGATCGAACTCCTGCTTCCACTCCTGGTAGCGCTGGCGGTACTCGTCGCTTCGGAACATGGTGCGAAGCCGTTGCGCGCTCTCCATCCCGGTTCGGCCGCGATAGGTGACCGTGAACCGGGCGAAGGCGAACCATGCTTCGTCCCACACGAAAATCATGTCGGGTTTGATCGCAAGCACCTCTCGCATCACCATCTCCGGGTGATACACGATCCCGTCGAACGTGCAGTTGGTGAGCAGGAGCATCCTCACGCGGTCCAGCTTGCCGGCCTTCTTCAAGTGGAACAGCGTGCGCTTGATCTCCTCGAGCGGAACGCCGCCGTACATCGAGTAGCGCTGCCTCGGGTAGGCGTCGAGGTAAATCGGCATCGAGCCCGCGAGCATGAGCGCGTAGTGGTGCGACTTGTGGCAGTCGTGCGATACCAGCACGATGTCGCCCGGCCGGCACAGCGCCTGCATCACGATCTTGTTGGCCGTCGAGGTTCCATTGGTGACGAGGTAGCTGCGCCTGGAACCGTAGGCGCGGGCCATCTTCTCCTGCGCCTCCTTCAGCGGACCGGTGGGCTGGAGCAGGCTGTCGAGCCCGCCCGTGGTGGACGAAGTCTCCGCCAGGAAGATGTTCGGGCCGTAGAAGTCGCCCATGTCGCCGATCCAGTGTGATTTGTTGATGGACTTGCCGCGCGAGATGGGCAGCGCATGGAAGACTCCGGTCGGCTTCAGACTGTATTCCTTGAGCGCCTTGAAGAAGGGTGTCTCGAAGCGGTCGTCGATGCCCTTGAGGATGCTCAGATGAAGCTCGAGGTAGTCCTCCTGGCGGTAGAACACGCGGCGGAAGATGCCGCCGGTACGACCGGCGAGGCTTTCGATGGGGTCGTCGGTGACAATGAACAGGTCGAGTTCGGGGCGGGCGGACTTGAGCACGCGGCCGAGCGCAACGCTCGGGTCGTGAGCGTCGAGGTCCTCGAGCAGATCCTGGTCTGGAAGCGACAGGTAGTCGCGGAGTTCCGGAAGCTTCACCTTGGATTCCCGCGGGAAGTTGTAGCGCAGTACGCATGCCTGCACGTTGTGATTGAACAGCGCGGCGATGATGGCGTCTTCACAGCTCGGCGCGAAGACCAGATCATAGATGAACTCGTCCTCGGACCGGCGCATGCTGAGCATTCCGGATCGGACGGTGTCTTCCTCTTCCTGGGAGAGCTTGTCGACGACCAGGACCTCGAAGTACGGGCGCCTCTCGCTCATCGAGCCTTCGGACGGCTGCTCGCGCGCCGGCTCGGCGGGCGAGTCGTCGAGTTCGCGAAAGATCTCGCGTACGCCGCGGCGGCGATAGTCGTCGCTCTCGAGCATCCGGCCGAAGTAGGCCGTCTGGTCGGCCAGGGCGCGATACCAGTTCCGCTCGGCCATCCGGCGCAGATAGCGGCAGGCGCGCTCGCCCGGGAACGCCCAGTAGGCCTCGATCTGGCCGAGCACGCCGAGCGTGTCCACCACGGCTTCGCGCAGCTCGTCGAGATCCGGCCCTGAAGTTTCGGCGCTCCTGGCCAGACGCGCCGTTGCCATTTTCAACTCGTTCCAGGCATCGGAGCGAAACTGGGCTCCGTCATAGTAGGCCCGAAATTCGCGGTCTCCGACGATTCTTCTCATTTCGCCTCCTTGTCGTTGTGCACCGGACGCAGACCGGCGCGCGTGCCCCGATGGGGTTTTTGGAGCGGCCCCAACTGTTCGAATGCGTGCGTCAGCTTGGAGTGCCGGTCGTACACCGAGAAATGCACACCCCGGTCCCGAAAGCTCTTGAGCGGCTGACCGAGGCCTCGCAGCCCGACCTCGCGGCTGCGCCGGACGCGGTCAACGTCGATCTCGATGGGGATCATCTCTTCCGAATGCCCTGCCGTGTGCAGGACGTCGCCGTACGGCCCGACGATGATCGAGCGGCCGTTGCCTCCGTCGCCGGCGCCATTGATGTCGAAGACGAAGCACTGTTGCTGTGCCGCCGTGGCGCGCGCGATCGCGAGCTCCACGTCGCGATCGATGGTGGCCGTCATCGACGGGTGGAGAATCACCTCAGCGCCCATCGCCGCCAGCGTGCGCGAAGTCTCCGGGAACCACATGTCGTAGCAGATCGATACGCCAAAGCGCCCCACGTCCGGCACGTCGAACACGAGGAAGTCTTCGCCCGCGTCCACGCCGAGCTCGTAGGGCCGGAACGGGAACATCTTTCGATACCGGCCGGCGACCTGCCCTGCCGGGTCGATCACCGTCAGCGTGTTGTAGATCTTGTCGCCCACCGCCTCGAACAAAGTGCCCGGGATTAGCCACACCTGATGCTGCGCTGCCATATCGCGGAACTCGTTCTCGGCCGGCCCCGGCAGCCGCTGGGCGCGCCGTGGCGACGGACCGAGCGCCGCCAGTTCGCTGAACACCACCATCTGCACCCACGGATAGATCTCCATCAGTAGATGGAGGCGAGACCGCATGTAGCCGATGTTGTCGTGCTCCGCGCTGAGATTGAGTTGTACGCCCGCGATCGCAAACGGTGTCAAGCAGCAGCCCCCGCGGCCACCGCCATCACCGACGATTCAATCACGTCGAGGGCATGGTTCAATTGGCCGTCTTCGATCACCAGCGGCGACAACACCCGGATGATGTTGCCGTGAGCGCCGGCCGGCAGCACCAGCACATTCCGCTCGCGGCAGCGCTCGAGAATGGCGGTGACGGCCGGTCCGGCCGGCCGGCTTGGATCGCGGTCCTGGCAGAATTCCATGGCGATCATCGCGCCGAGACCGCGCACGTCGGCAATGAGGCTGCACTTCTTCTTGAGCGTCTCGAACCTGCGGCCCACGCGCTCGCCGATCTCGGCCGCCCGCGCGTTAAGGTTGTTCGACTCCATGTAGCCAATCGCCGCCAGCGCCGCCGCGCACGCCAACGGGTTGCCGCCGTAGGTTCCGCCTATCGTGCCAGGAGCGGCGGCGTCCATCACCTCCGCCTTCCCGACCACGGCGCCGATCGGCATCCCCGCTCCCAATGACTTGGCCCACGTCGAGAGATCCGGCACGATGCCCGCGTGCTCATAAGCCGCCCACCGCCCTGTGCGGCAGAACCCGGATTGCACCTCGTCGCAGATCAGGAGCACTCCGTTCTCGTCGCAGATCTTGCGGAGCCCCTGCAAATACCCGGCTGGCGCGGGGACGAATCCGCCTTCGCCGAGCACCGGCTCCAGGATCACGGCGGCCACCTGGTTCTTCGGCACATAGCTAAGGAACGCGTCGCGCAGCCGCTGCAGTTCCCGTTCCACGAATCGGCTCATTGGCAGGCCGTCTCCGTGGTGGAAGTAACTCGGGAATGGCAGGCGGTAGATTTCAGGCGCGTAGGGGCCGCAACCCGCCTTGTAGCCGGTCTTCGATGTCAGCGACATCCCCATCATCGTGCGGCCGTGGAAGGCCCCGGTGTAACAGATCACGGCGCTGCGCCCGGTGGCCTGGCGCGCGATCTTAATCGCGTTCTCCACCGCCTCCGCGCCGCTGTTGACGAGCATCGTCTTGGCGGGGCCGCCGTGCGGCAGCAGGCTGTTCAGCTTCTCGCAAAGCGCGACGTACGGCTCATAGGTGGCCACGTGGATGCAGATGTGCAGTAGTTTCGCCGCCTGCTCCTGGATGGCGCGGACCACCTCCGCGGTGCAGTGTCCGGCATTCACTACGCCGATGCCGCCGGATAGATCGATCCACTGTTTGCCATCCGCGTCCGTGAGGGTGGCGCCGGAAGCGTCCGCGACGGAAACCTCGCCCGCGAACATTCCCACGCCGCGCGGCACAGCCGCTTTTCTTCTTGCGATCAATTGCGATGTAGTTGGCATATAGGCGTTCCTCCCGGGAACTTACAATCCCCACGACACATATTTGATTTCCAGATACTCATCCATGACGTACTTGCCGCCCTCTCGTCCGAAGCCGGAATGCTTCACGCCGCCGAACGGCGCCTGCGCCGTGGACGGGGCGCCGTCGTTGGCCCCCACGATTCCGTACTCGAGACGTTCGGCCACCCGCATCAGGCGGGAGGCGTCGCGTGTGAAGAAGTACGCCGCGAGGCCGAACTCGGAATCGTTGGCGAGTTCGATGGCCTCGTCTTCGTCGCGGAACATCTTCAACGGACTCACCGGTCCGAACGTTTCCTCCCGCGCGATCTGCATTCCGTGGTCGAATCCTTCGAGGATCGTTGGCTCATAGAAGCGATCCGCCAGACCGTCGCCCGGCCGGGCGCGCCGGCCTCCCAGCCGGATGCTCGCGCCCTTCGAGCACGCGTCCTCCACGTGCGCCTCCACCTTCGCGACGGCGCCGTCGTCGATCAGCGGCCCGATCGCCACTCCAGGCTCGGTTCCCCGCCCGACCTTCATCTGGCGCACCGCTTCCGTCAGCGCCGCCGCAAAGCGTTCGTAAACTCCCGCCTGCACGTAGAAGCGATTCGCGCACACGCACGTCTGGCCCGCGTTGCGATACTTGGTCGCCACAGCGCCGCGCACGGCCGCGTCCACGTCGGCATCGTCGAAGACCAGGAACGGCGCATGGCCGCCGAGTTCCATCGACAGTCGAATCAGATTCTGCGACGCCTTCGCCATCAGGACCCGGCCGACCTCAGTCGAACCCGTGAAGCTCAGCTTCCGCACCCGCGGATCCGCGAGCCACGTATCCCCAATCGCCCGCGAATCGCCGGTTACGATGTTCACCACGCCTTCGGGAATACCCGCTTCCAAGGCGAGCTTTCCGAGGGCGTAGGCTGAAAGTGGCGTCTGGTTCGCCGGCTTGATCACCACCGTGCAGCCGGCGGCCAGCGCCGGCCCGAGCTTGCGCGTGATCATCGCGGAGGGAAAGTTCCACGGCGTGATGATGGCCGCTACGCCCACCGGCTGCCGCAGCACCAGGATCCGTTTGTTGGTGTGCGATGCCGGCACCGTCTCGCCGTAGACCCGTTTCGCCTCTTCGGCCGCCCACTCGATAAAGGAGGCGGCATAGGCGATTTCGCCCCGCGCCTCCGCAAGCGGCTTGCCCTGTTCGGCGGTCAGGAGCAGCGCGAGATCGTCGATGCGCTGATGTATGAGCCCGGCGAGCTTTCGCAAAGCGGCCGAGCGATCCGCGGCGGTTCGTTCCCGCCATCCGGGTAGAGCGCCGGCGGCCGCATCCACGGCGGATCGAGCCTCTGGCGCGCCTCCTTTGGGAACCGACGCCAGCACGTCATCGGTGGCCGGATCGGTGACAGCAAGCGATGCCAGGGAGTTTATTGTAGGGAGAAGATCAAGAGGAAGACCAAGTGCAGCCGATGCCAATCGAAGACTCCTTTCTCAGAGATTGGAGCTTCACGGACGAGCCGGACTCACCGATAAACTGGAACCTGCGGAAGCAACAACGAATTGAGTGGCCGACGGGCGCTAGGGTGCGCCTGGTCCATGACTCTCTGTGGAGATTATTATACCATAATCTTTCGCAATATGTAGCAGGATTCTTCAATCTTCGCTTCGGGCATACACTGAAGGTTCCCGTTTCCTTGCTCCCGGAAAGGACGACCCAATGACTCTCGGCGAGATCTACGCGACACTTACCCAGGCCGCGGCGGACCAGCTTCAGAGGGTAGTCGGCTATCTTCCCAACATCGCCGCCGCGTTCGTGCTAGTGCTCGCCGGATGGTTGCTCGCGCGCCTCGTGGGCGCTCTCGTCCACCGGGCGTGCGCAGCCGCCGTGGATCGCATCGCGCGCCGGCCCGCGGTGGGCAAGGGACTGGCCTCGAATTCGCTCCAAAGCCGGATTCCGCTACTGGTGCGGGAGGTGGCGTTCTGGGGCGTGCTTCTCGTGTTTCTCGCCGCGGCAATTGAGCGGCTGGAGATTCCTGCGCTGGCCAGTCCGCTCAGCGCACTCGCCTACTACGCTCCGCGCCTGCTGTCGGCGCTGCTGATCGGAATCGGCGGCATCGTGGCGTCGAACATCGCGCGGGACTGGACGCAATCGGCCTTCCTGCCGGCCGGCGCCGCGCAGGCGCAGGCCCTTGGCCGCGCCGCTCAGATCGCCGCGCTTTCCACCACCCTGGTAATGGCGGCCGATCAGGCCGGGATTCGCAGCACGATCCTGATCCTCGCGCTGGGAATCGTGCTCACCGTGTCGTTGGGGGCGCTGGCGCTCGCCTTCGCCATCGGTTGCGCGCCGATGGTCAGCAATCTCGTGGCCTCCCACTACGTGGCGAAGCAGCTCTCCAAGGGGCAGCAGGCGCGCGTGGCGGGCCACACCGGCGTGATCGCCGCCATCACGTCCGCCTTCGTCATTCTGGAGACCCCGGAAGGCGAAATCCTGATTCCCGCCCGAAAGTTTCTCGAGGACGCCACCGTCCTCAGCACGGAGGCGTGATGGACCTCGCGCTTTCCATGCTGGCCCGCTACCTGCGGGACCATCCGGAACAGGCTGCCCGCGAGTTGGAGCGCATCGCGCCGGAGGAGTGCGCCGCGATTCTCGCCGATCATTCCCCGGACCACGCTGCTCCCGTCCTCCACGCCATGGCCGCCATCGCAGGGGCCGAAGCTCTGGAGCTGATGGAGACGCCGTCGGCAATTGCGCTGCTTTGCCGCATCCCCGCCGGGCTGGCCACCGTCCTGCTGCGCCGGATCAGTCTCCCTTCCCGCGAGAGCCTTCTATTGGCGTGCCCGGACCCCTGGGGAACGGCGATTCGCGAATGCGCCCGCGTGCCGGGTCTCTCCGTCGGCGCGATGATGGAAACACGCGCTCCGGTGTTTCCGGAAGATTGGACCGTGGCGGAGGTTCGCGACCGGCTGACAGCCCGCCCGGCGCTTTTCGCCGGCGATATCTTCGTCACGGACCGCGATCATCGCCTTCGCGGACGCATCGAACTGCGGCGCTTGTTCGAACACGGCGGTAACCGCGCCCTCAGCGGCATCCTGCAGCCGGACGTGCCGACCGTGGCGATCCACGGCGCCGTGCGCTTCCTCCACGACGATCCGCTTTGGGAGCGATGCGATGTGTTGCCGGTGGTGGACGGCGGCGGCCTGTTCGCCGGCGTTCTCTCGCACCGGGCGCTGCGTTCTCTCGCCTCGCCGGCGGCGGCCGGGCCGGCGGAACCCGGCGTGGTTCTCGTCGATATCGCCGAACTCGCGTGGACCGGATGCGTCGCCGCCATCGACGTGGCCGCCTCGATCGCTCCACTGAAGGCGGCCTCGAAGCCGCGCGGGGCCGGGTAGAACGATGCGAAAGATCCAGGCAAAGACACTCGGGCGCCTGTTGTCGGCCTACCTCGCCGGATTTCCGAATCAGGCCGCCGAGGATCTGCGCGAAGCCGATCCGGGGGAGGGCGCGGAATTGCTCCTACTGCTGCCGCCCGGCGCTACCTGGACCGTGCTGAGAGAGATCGGAGCGCGGCCTGCCCGGGAATGGCTGGCCCTGTGCGACGACGAGATGCTTCGCCGGCTCCTTCGGGAAGCTCCGCCCGGAGAGCCGCATTCGATCCTCGTGGACGCGCCGGAAGCATTCACGCTCCGCATTCTCGAACTGAGCAGTTCCTAGCCGCCAAGCGTGGGAAAACGACGCCCTCAGCTCGCGCTCCCCCCACCCCACCGGATCCATCCCTTTCGCCGGAAGTACAAAAGCAGCCCGAGCGCCGTCACCAGCATCACGGCCCACACGGCAGGGTATCCGTAGCGCATCTTCAACTCCGGCATGTTCTCGAAGTTCATTCCATAGATGCCGGCGATGAACGTGAGCGGGATGAAAACCGTCGCCATGATCGTAAGAACCCGCATCACTTCGTTGGTGCGATTGCCCACCACGGCAAGATAGGTCCCGTTGATCGCGCCCACGAGTTCGCGATAGGAGTCGATGGTCTCCGCCACGTGGAGGCAGTGGTCGTAGCATTCGCGCAGCGGGCCTTCGAGCTCAGCCGGAAAGAATGCCTTCTCGTTGCGCGCCAGCCGCTGGATGGCCTCCCGTTGCGGCCAGCTCACGCGGCGCAGGTTGATCAACTCGGTCCGGACCTCGTTCACTTCGGCCAGAATCCCTTCCTCGAAGGCGTCCATGAGCCGGTCTTCCAGCGCTTCCAGGCGATCGCCGATCTGCTCCAAAGCCGGATAGAACCGGTCCACGATGCGGTCGACGATCTCGTAGCTCAGCCGGGTGGGGCCCATGCTCCGAAGTTTCGCGTCTCCCAGAAGGATTCGGTCCCACACCGGGCGCAGAAGGTCCGAGTGCGACTCCTGGACGGTGAGCACGAAGCCCGGGCCCGCCGCGATTCCGATTTGTTCCAGCCGGGACTCCTGCCGGCGCCCGGAGGATGGAGCGCGCGCGATCAATAACACACCGCGCTCGATGGTGTCCGGATCGAGCCACTCGGACTTGGGCCGCTGGCCCGTCTCGGTGAGATCCTCGATGACGAACGCGGGCAGGCCGAGCGATAGCCCGATAGCCCGGATCGGCTCGAGGTCGCCAAGTCCTTGGATATGGATCCAACGGAAACCGCCCGTGCCCGTGCCGATCGCGGCCTCGCCGGTGACGGGAACCACTTGCTCGGTGGCGCGGGCGCTGTCGTAGCTGAGAACGGTAACGCGGGTCGGCAGGTGGTCGGGTTCGACCGCGAGCGTCCCGACTCGGAATCCAGGCGGCAGTTCGGGTTGTTTCGCTACTTGCACACGTGGATTCTAACAGTCACCGGCCCACGAAACCCAGCGGCCCGGCATGCCCATGGCCGAAGTGCGCGACGACGAGTCGCTCGCCTACCGGGCACGCTGGCGCCCGAAGCGGCGCAGCACGGCCGCCGCGAAGAGCACCACGGCCGTGCATCCGAACCCGATCCGGATCGAGGCCGCCGACGGCTGAAGGCCGATCACAGCGGCGAACGCTTGCGTCAGGCGATCCGCAACCCAAGCCGACATTGACTCGGCGAAGAAACCGGCCACGCCCACCACGCCACCCACCACCATCGCGGCGTCGGCCAGATGGAAGCCGTAAGATTCAACCAATGCGTCGGCCGCGCGCCGTTCTCCCACGCGTCGATCCCTCACCAGAACCTGGAAGCGCGAGCATAGCGCCTCCGCCACCGCATCCACCATGGTCGCCGCCCCAACCGTATCCGCCCCGCCGTCGCCAAGCGATCTCCAGACCGCGAAGATCGCGGCTTCGAGCGCAAACGAAACCGGGAGAATCTCGCCGGACTTCCGATCGCGATACAGATAACGATCAGCTTCCGGTATCAGTGCGTCGTGAACCAGCATCCGGGACGCCTGATCGAGGGAGACCGGATCGGCACGGCCGCAATACGTAGCTCGGTGATACTGCAGCCACAGCCCGGAAGCAAGCCGCGCCGGCAGCGGACTGAGGCGGCGTTCCCGCCGGCGGCGATCGCCGGGACTTCTGGACCGGAACGTCCGGGACCATCGCAGCCTCTCATCCCGTCCAGAGCGCGCTGCTTCCCAAAGCCGGACCATCGAATCGGATAGCCATTTGAACATGCACGGACGCCCTCTCTACGGCTCGCAGCGGGACTCCGCTGCCGGACCCAGGCCGGATGGGCGTCACTTACATGCCAGTAAGGCGTTACCGGAATTCCTCTCTGCTATTCTCTCCCGAAACCCCGCCCGCACCGCAACCCCTCGCAGGTCAGAAGTTGAACTTGAGCGCGAACTGCATCAGCCGCGCGTTGGTCACCGTCCGCGTGATCTGGCCGAAATTGGAGCTGGTGACGTCGAGCACCGGCGTCGCGAAGTTGGTCTTGTTCAGGGCGTTGAACACCTCCCAGCGGAACTCGAGTTCTTTCGACTCAGCGAGCCGCGCCCGCTTCATCAGGCTCGCGTCCAGAATGAACCGCTGCGGCCCGAAGATCGGCGTTTGCCCGAGCGCGCCAAGCGCGCCCGGCTCCGGAAGGTCGAACAGGCCCTGCGTGGCGGCCGCATCCGTGCACCGCCCGCCGAGAAACGCCGACGTGCAGGGGTCGATCCAGAAGACGCTGCCGCCCACCGATCGCGTACCGGTCATCGCCCGCAGATCGGCGCGCGTGGCGGCCTGCGTCAGATTCACCGTGTTGTCGTCGGAGACCGCCGTGCGGTAAAACGTCCCGATGTTCGATGTGATCGAAAGCGGGCGCCCG
Coding sequences within:
- the corA gene encoding magnesium/cobalt transporter CorA; the protein is MQVAKQPELPPGFRVGTLAVEPDHLPTRVTVLSYDSARATEQVVPVTGEAAIGTGTGGFRWIHIQGLGDLEPIRAIGLSLGLPAFVIEDLTETGQRPKSEWLDPDTIERGVLLIARAPSSGRRQESRLEQIGIAAGPGFVLTVQESHSDLLRPVWDRILLGDAKLRSMGPTRLSYEIVDRIVDRFYPALEQIGDRLEALEDRLMDAFEEGILAEVNEVRTELINLRRVSWPQREAIQRLARNEKAFFPAELEGPLRECYDHCLHVAETIDSYRELVGAINGTYLAVVGNRTNEVMRVLTIMATVFIPLTFIAGIYGMNFENMPELKMRYGYPAVWAVMLVTALGLLLYFRRKGWIRWGGGSAS
- a CDS encoding CBS domain-containing protein, which produces MDLALSMLARYLRDHPEQAARELERIAPEECAAILADHSPDHAAPVLHAMAAIAGAEALELMETPSAIALLCRIPAGLATVLLRRISLPSRESLLLACPDPWGTAIRECARVPGLSVGAMMETRAPVFPEDWTVAEVRDRLTARPALFAGDIFVTDRDHRLRGRIELRRLFEHGGNRALSGILQPDVPTVAIHGAVRFLHDDPLWERCDVLPVVDGGGLFAGVLSHRALRSLASPAAAGPAEPGVVLVDIAELAWTGCVAAIDVAASIAPLKAASKPRGAG